A stretch of DNA from Candidatus Aminicenantes bacterium:
GGGATGTCGTGCCATACGCCGAATATAACATGAAGCAGTACATTGCTGACTTCAAATCCCGCATCCGCCGACTAAACAATGGATACTGGTTCGCTCACCGCGCTTTCAACTCATCTGCAAAGGTCGTATATGGATCAGTATATGAGATTCCTGACAATATTGGCACATTTGATGTTTGTACTTTCGGTTCGATCCTTCTGCATTTGCGCGATCCATTCCTTGCACTTCAGCGCGTCTCGGCTCATGTGCAAGAGAAAGTAATTGTGACTGACACGGCTTCCGGATTTGGGCTCCGAGCGCTTGCCTATAAAATGCTGACCGTGGTTGAAGCGCTTACCGGGGTCCGATTGATCCGTTTCCTGCCAAATGCAAAAAAACTCTCACCACTCGATAGCTGGTGGACGTTGACCCCAAGATTGGTTTCTGAATTCCTGCAGATTCTTGGTTTTGCGCATACAACAATCTCTTTTCACCGACAGCTACACGAGAATAAGGAGATTCTGCTATTTACTGTTGTAGGTCAGAGAAAAAAAGCCAGTACTTACTGATCGTGAATTCAGGCAATTGGAAAATAAGGCGATTAACAGAAAAAATAAACCTTAACCTGTAGTATCGAAAGAGACCAACCTAGTTGACTCAATGAGTGGCACGCTTTTGTATTAAAACTGGGGATATTACCCTCTTACAACTGGTGAAAATAAATGACCC
This window harbors:
- a CDS encoding methyltransferase domain-containing protein, with the protein product MHNVIWAEPKNVTSIDDCYFYHTMDIPDHGIVHGEWDLRGREAAYLGNVNLAGKRVLEVGTASGHLCFTMEKMGASVVAYDLSDEQQWDVVPYAEYNMKQYIADFKSRIRRLNNGYWFAHRAFNSSAKVVYGSVYEIPDNIGTFDVCTFGSILLHLRDPFLALQRVSAHVQEKVIVTDTASGFGLRALAYKMLTVVEALTGVRLIRFLPNAKKLSPLDSWWTLTPRLVSEFLQILGFAHTTISFHRQLHENKEILLFTVVGQRKKASTY